A genomic region of Cyprinus carpio isolate SPL01 chromosome B11, ASM1834038v1, whole genome shotgun sequence contains the following coding sequences:
- the LOC109054774 gene encoding ran-binding protein 3-like yields the protein MADENEKPAVAPPVFVFQKDKAQKRSAEGSSTEDGEDSDTADGNYSPAAKRGRTSPLTQFPPTHSVSKNNVFMPSSFCQSPTENSDSEPEEKTVGFRLKPPTLIHGQAPSTGVPSPKPKEAQRSILRPPVLQPPPARSPPQNNTSDSSSNGAKNLSDGGAECERNSETSAAGTQDNDVSSVKSNSTFGHKTEDKTEGAPVETSFVFGQNMRDRAKVANSCVSSKSGDSEETNYFLQHVTSSAQKPDSSNASSVKFVFGQNMLDRVLALPKFSTEPPGGSKEPQSEMGLFSQISSSHDQTVEKSDNMKESLEESAARHEAHKPHKCLLEQVEVRTGEESESNVLQMQCKLFVFEMTSQSWVERGCGVLRLNDMASAEDGTLQSRLVMRTQGSLRVILNTKLWPQMQVDKASEKSLRITAMDTEEQGVKVFLISSSSKDAAQLFAALHHRILALRSISGQECDGQPAIRFSDDDESRTPPTAATLAPGNPEAGVCPSTGDT from the exons AGAAACCTGCTGTTGCTCctccagtgtttgtgtttcagaaagaTAAAGCACAAAAG AGGTCAGCAGAGGGATCCAGCACAGAGGATGGAGAGG ACTCTGATACGGCTGATGGCAATTACAGCCCTGCAGCCAAAAGAGGAAGAACATCACCACTTACGCAGTTTCCACCAACTCATTCCG TTTCTAAGAATAATGTTTTCATGCCATCCAGTTTCTGCCAGTCACCAACCGAAAACTCAGACTCAGAACCTG AAGAGAAAACTGTGGGGTTTCGCCTGAAACCCCCGACTCTGATCCATGGCCAGGCGCCGAGCACTG GTGTCCCGAGCCCGAAACCCAAAGAAGCCCAGCGCAGCATCCTGCGACCTCCAGTGCTGCAGCCCCCTCCGGCTCGATCCCCTCCACAGAACA ACACGAGCGACAGCAGTTCAAACGGAGCGAAGAACCTCTCAGATGGAGGAGCAGAATGTGAACGTAACTCAGAGACGTCTGCTGCTGGCACACAGGATAATGACGTGTCATCG GTAAAGAGCAACAGCACTTTTGGGCACAAAACAGAAGACAAAACTGAAGGTGCCCCAGTTGAGACCAGTTTTGTGTTTGGACAGAATATGAGGGACAGAGCAAAG GTGGCCAACAGCTGTGTCTCATCCAAAAGTGGCGATTCAGAGGAAACAAATTACTTTTTGCAGCATGTCACTTCCAG TGCACAAAAACCTGACAGCAGCAATGCCAGCAGCGTGAAGTTTGTCTTTGGGCAGAACATGTTGGATCGTGTCTtg GCACTGCCAAAATTCAGCACTGAACCTCCAGGGGGCAGCAAAGAGCCTCAGTCAGAGATGGGCCTGTTCAGCCAGATTTCCTCCTCACACGATCAAACCGTGGAGAAGA GTGACAACATGAAAGAGTCTCTGGAAGAGTCGGCGGCGCGACACGAAGCACACAAACCGCACAAGTGTTTATTAGAGCAGGTGGAGGTCAGGACAGGAGAGGAGTCTGAGAGCAATGTGCTGCAG atgcaGTGTAAGTTGTTTGTGTTTGAGATGACGTCTCAGTCATGGGTGGAGAGAGGATGTGGAGTGCTTCGGCTCAATGACATGGCGTCCGCTGAGGACGGCACCTTACAGTCCAGACTGG TCATGCGGACTCAGGGAAGTCTTCGAGTGATCCTCAACACTAAGCTTTGGCCTCAGATGCAAGTGGATAAAGCCAGTGAGAAGAGTCTCAGAATAACAGCCATGGACACAGAGGAGCAGGGCGTCAAAGTCTTCCTCATATCT TCCAGCTCTAAGGACGCTGCGCAGCTCTTTGCAGCCCTGCACCATCGTATCCTGGCGCTGCGGAGCATCAGCGGACAGGAGTGTGACGGCCAGCCAGCCATCCGCTTCAGCGACGACGACGAGTCCCGCACGCCCCCCACAGCAGCCACGCTTGCTCCAG gtaaTCCAGAGGCAGGTGTGTGTCCATCCACTGGTGACACATAG